In Elaeis guineensis isolate ETL-2024a chromosome 1, EG11, whole genome shotgun sequence, a genomic segment contains:
- the LOC105060274 gene encoding uncharacterized protein, with amino-acid sequence MATALRPSSPIPGRSLRPHSDIEEPLHGFTPKLKLAAYKKHSSSYKMRFRASSKDLNMVEIPKQWYNLVADLPLKPPPALHPKTHKPLKFEDLSPLFPDELIKQEVSHDRFIDIPDEVIDIYKLWRPTPLIRAKRLEKLINTPAKIYYKYEGTSPAGSHKPNTAVPQAWYNAQQRVRNVVTETGAGQWGSSLAFACSLFGLNCEVWQVRASYDQKPYRKLMMQTWGAKVNPSPSDITHAGRKILETDPSSPGSLGIAISEAVEVAATHADTKYCLGSVLNHVLLHQTVIGEECLKQMEAVGETPDVIIGCTGGGSNFGGLAFPFIREKLNGKINPIIRAVEPAACPSLTQGIYTYDYGDTAGMTPLLKMHTLGHDFVPDPIHAGGLRYHGMAPLISHVYELGFMEAAAIPQTECFQAALQFARTEGLIPAPEPTHAIAAAIREALHCKETGERKVILMAMCGHGHFDLAAYEKYLQGGMVDLSYSIEKVQASLAAVPQIIP; translated from the exons ATGGCGACGGCTCTCCGACCTTCTTCTCCTATTCCCGGCCGTTCTCTGAGACCGCACTCTG ATATTGAGGAGCCATTGCATGGTTTCACACCAAAGCTAAAGCTTGCAGCGTATAAGAAGCACTCATCCAGTTACAAAATGAGATTCAGAGCAAGTTCCAAGGATCTAAACATGGTAGAAATCCCAAAGCAATGGTATAATCTTGTTGCTGACCTCCCACTGAAACCTCCTCCAGCTCTGCATCCAAAGACACACAAGCCACTAAAATTTGAAGACCTGTCCCCCCTTTTCCCAGATGAGTTGATTAAGCAAGAGGTGAGTCATGATAGGTTCATTGATATCCCAGATGAAGTTATTGATATCTATAAGCTCTGGCGACCAACACCCCTGATCAG AGCTAAGAGACTGGAGAAGCTGATCAACACCCCAGCAAAAATCTACTACAAGTATGAGGGCACCAGCCCAGCTGGATCACACAAACCCAATACAGCAGTCCCCCAAGCCTGGTATAATGCTCAACAAAGAGTGAGAAATGTTGTAACTGAAACTGGTGCGGGCCAATGGGGCAGTTCTTTGGCCTTTGCATGCAGTCTGTTTGGACTCAACTGTGAG GTCTGGCAGGTCCGTGCATCCTATGATCAAAAACCTTATAGGAAACTGATGATGCAAACTTGGGGAGCCAAAGTGAACCCATCACCATCTGATATAACTCATGCAGGCAGGAAAATCCTTGAGACAGATCCTTCAAGCCCTGGTAGTTTGGGAATAGCAATCTCAGAAGCTGTAGAAGTTGCAGCTACACATGCTGACACCAAATATTGTTTGGGCAGTGTTTTGAATCATGTCTTGCTACACCAAACTGTCATTGGTGAGGAGTGTCTAAAACAAATGGAAGCAGTAGGTGAGACACCAGATGTGATCATTGGCTGCACTGGTGGTGGGTCTAATTTTGGGGGGCTGGCATTTCCGTTCATTCGAGAAAAGTTAAATGGAAAGATAAATCCAATTATAAGAGCTGTGGAGCCTGCAGCATGCCCTTCACTTACCCAAGGCATTTACACCTATGATTATGGTGACACAGCAGGGATGACACCATTGTTGAAGATGCACACTCTTGGGCATGACTTTGTTCCTGACCCAATTCATGCAG GTGGTCTGCGCTACCATGGAATGGCTCCACTAATTTCACATGTTTATGAACTGGGTTTTATGGAAGCTGCTGCGATACCTCAGACTGAATGCTTCCAAG CTGCTTTACAATTTGCCCGTACAGAGGGTCTGATTCCAGCTCCAGAACCAACTCATGCTATAGCAGCCGCAATTAGGGAAGCATTGCATTGCAAAGAGACAGGGGAAAGAAAAGTTATTTTGATGGCTATGTGTGGTCATGGTCACTTTGATCTAGCTGCGTATGAGAAATATTTGCAAGGGGGTATGGTTGATTTATCATACTCCATTGAGAAGGTACAAGCATCTTTAGCTGCTGTGCCCCAAATTATACCCTAG